Genomic DNA from Alkalihalobacterium alkalinitrilicum:
CGATGCTCCTACTGATGAACTCACCTCTGAGTGCCAATTCGAACGTAAGCAAGTAGGGTTGGTCGGGTGTTCACTGCACTCGTTATTAAAACTGGATGTGGTTTAAAGCTACGTCTATAAGGTGACACTTGTAAAAGTGTCATAAAAAAGGGTGGTACCGTGGAAAGATAACATCTTTTCGCCCCTTCTGCTAGAACCAATAGGTTCATTGATGGGGTGGAGAGGTGTTTTTATTTATATTTAGTCAAAAATCAACTGGTAGTGAGGAGGAAGAAAATTGAGTACCAAGTTGAAAAACAAAGATCTTTCAGTAGTAGAGGAGCAGCAACCATTATCAGGGTCTAGCATGTTAATTAGAGCACTTGCTAAAGAAGGTGTTGATGTTATCTTTGGCTATCCTGGTGGGGCAATTTTACCGACATATGATGAAATTTATAAGTCTGGCATTCGTCATATACTCGCTCGTCACGAGCAAGGAGCTATTCATGCGGCTGAAGGGTATGCAAGAGTCTCAGGTAAACCAGGGGTTTGTATAGTGACATCTGGTCCTGGAGCAACAAATGTTGTTACTGGTATTGCTGATGCAATGATTGACTCATTACCACTCGTTGTTATTACCGGCCAAGTGGCAACTTCAGTTATTGGTACAGATGCTTTCCAGGAAGCTGACATGATTGGTATCACAATGCCAATTACAAAGCACAATTTTCAAGTAAGAAAGGTCGAGGAACTCCCACGCATTATGAAAGAAGCTTTTCATATTGCAACAACGGGTAGACCCGGACCAGTACTTATCGATTTACCGAAAGATGTTTCAGTTGCTACAGGGTTGTTTAATTATGATAAAGAAGTGGATTTACCAGGTTATCAACCGACTGTCATTCCCAATAAATTACAAATCAGAAAACTTGCCGAAGCAGTTGCTGAAGCAAAAAAGCCTTGTATTTTATCTGGGGCTGGTGTCCTTCACGCACATGCATACGACGAATTATTTGAATACGCTGAAAAAATGCGCATTCCAGTGGCAAGTACATTATTAGGTCTTGGAGCATTTCCAGGTGAAAATGAGTTGTTTTTGGGAATGGCTGGTATGCATGGGACATACGCTGCCAATATGGCTATTCACCAAAGTGACTTATTAATTAGTATCGGTGCCCGTTTTGATGATCGCCTAACTGGAGCCTTACAGCACTTTGCTCCAAATGCAAAGATCGCTCACATCGATATCGATCCAGCTGAAATAGGTAAGAACATAGAAACAGCTATTCCAGTTGTAGGTGATGCGAAAGCAGCATTAAAAATGCTTTTAGAAGAAAATGGTGCCGTAGGAGAAACTGGAGTTTGGTTAGCTGAGTTAACAAAGATGAAAGCAGAGTATCCACTTTGGTATAAAGAAGATGGAGAAACAATAAAACCACAAAAGCTAATGGAGTTAATATATGAAGTAACAAATGGTGAAGCTATTGTTACAACAGACGTTGGGCAACATCAAATGTGGGCAGCACAATATTACAAGTTTAATAAGCCGAACCGTTGGGTTACATCAGGTGGTTTAGGAACGATGGGCTTTGGTTTTCCAGCAGCTATTGGAGCTCAATTCGCAGAGCCTGATACACCAGTCGTTTCTATCTTAGGTGATGCTGGGTTCCAAATGACAGCACAAGAGCTTTCTATCCTTCAAGATTTAAATTTACCAGTGAAAATTATTATCGTAAATAATTCTGCACTCGGTATGGTTCGTCAATGGCAACAGCTTTTCTATGAAGAACGCTACTCGAATTCAGTATTTAATACACAGCCGAACTTTGTAAAACTAGCGGAAGCTTATGATGTTAAGGGGATGCGAATTGATAAAGTCGAGGATGTAAAAGGCGCGTTAGAAGAGGCACTTGCTCACGATGGTCCAGTTTTAATGGACTTTAGAGTTACTCAAGTAGAAAACGTATATCCAATGATTGCTCCTGGTAAAGGACAGCATGAAATGGAGGGAATTAAACCATGAAACGAACAATAACTGCTCTAGTCAATAATACGTCAGGTGTACTTAATCGAATTACAGGGTTATTTGCCAGACGTAATTTCAATATTGAAAGTATCACTGTAGGAATAACTGAAAATCCTTCCATTTCGAGAATGACATTTGTAGTCGTTGTCGATACGATTGGGAATATTGATCAAGTCATCAAACAACTAAACAAACAAGTGGACATTCTTAAAGTAAGGGATATTACTGATGAACAAACAGTGGCTAGAGAACTAGCGTTAATTAAAGTAGGTGTTACTCCACAACAGCGTGGTGAAATAGCAGCTCTTGTCAATCCATTTAGAGCAGCGATCATTGATGTAGCTCGTGAAAATATGACGATTGAAATTACTGGAGATCATGAAAAAGTCGAGGCGTTATTAGACCTCCTTAGACCGTATGGCATTCAAGACTTAGCCCGTACAGGAATTACTGCACTTAAACGTGGAACAAAAAGATCTCTTGATACAAACCGAATTACACTAATTAATTAATTTTTAATTATAAAAAAAACTAAACTAACATTTAAAGAGGAGAGATTTATCATGGCAAACATCTATTATAACGGAGATATCAACGAAGGCGTATTACAAGGGAAAACTGTAGCAATTATCGGATATGGTTCTCAAGGTCATGCTCATGCACAAAACTTACGTGAAAGTGGAACTAGTGTTGTTGTAGGCCTACGCCCAGGGAAATCTTTTGATCAAGCGGTAAATGACGGATTTGAAGTACTACCAGTTCGTGAAGCTGCTGCAAAAGCTGAAGTAATCATGGTATTACTTCCAGACGAAAACCAACCAAAAGTTTATAAAGAATCAATTGAGCCTGAATTAACAGCTGGTAAAGCATTAGTATTTGCTCACGGTTTCAACATTCACTTCAACCAAATTCAACCTCCAGCTGATGTTGATGTATTCTTAGCTGCACCTAAAGGGCCAGGACACCTAGTACGTCGTACGTACACTGAAGGTGCTGGGGTTCCAGGACTTATCGCAGTATATCAAGATGCAACAGGTCAAGCAAAAGAACTTGCATTAGCTTATGCAAAACAAATTGGGTCAGCTCGTGGTGGTGTTATTGAAACGACATTCCAAGAAGAAACAGAAACTGATTTATTCGGTGAGCAAGCAGTACTTTGTGGTGGAACTACAGCGCTAGTAAAAGCTGGTTTTGAAACGTTAGTAGAAGCAGGATATCAACCTGAAGTAGCGTACTTCGAATGTTTACATGAGTTAAAACTTATCGTTGACTTAATGTATGAAGGTGGACTTGAGGGAATGCGTTACTCAATCTCTGATACAGCTCAATGGGGTGACTTCGTTGCAGGACCTCAAGTTGTAACTGAAGATACGAAAAAAGCGATGAAATCAATCTTAAGTGATATTCAAACAGGTAAATTTGCTAAAGGTTGGATCTTAGAAAACCAAGCAAACCGTCCTGAGTTTAACGCAATCAATGAAAGTGAGAAAAAACATCCAATTGAAGTGGTTGGCCGTGAGCTTCGTGAAATGATGCCTTTCGTCAAGGCCAAATCAAAAGGAGTGGTAGGTAGTGCGAAAAATTAATGTATTCGATACAACTTTAAGAGACGGTGAACAATCAGCGGGTGTCAATTTAAACTTTGAAGAAAAAATGGAAATCGCCAAGCAATTAGAAAGACTTGGGGTTGACGTGATGGAAGCCGGTTTTCCGGCTGCCTCCCCTGGGGACTTTAATTCAGTAAAAGCGATTGCTGATACGATTAAAGGATGCTCAGTGATAGGATTATCACGAAGCGTAGAATCAGATATTGATGCTGCTTGGGATGCGTTAAAGGGTGGGGCAGAGCCTCGCCTCCATGTTTTCATTGCTACTTCGCCAATTCATATGGAGCATAAGCTTCGTTTAACACCAGACCAAGTTGTTGAAAATGCAGTAGCAGCTGTAAAATATGCAGCAACCCGTTTTCCAAAAATTCAATGGTCCGCAGAAGATGCGTGTCGTTCAGACTTAGACTTTTTAGTGCGTATCATTGAACAAGTAATTGACGCTGGTGCTTCCGTCATTAACATCCCAGATACAGTCGGATATATTACACCAAAAGAAATTACTCATATTTTCAGTTATTTAAAAAATAATGTAAGAAATATGGATAAAGCAATTCTTTCAACACATTGTCATGATGACTTAGGATTAGCAACTGCCAACTCACTTGCTGCAATTGAAGCAGGCGCTGACCAAGTTGAATGTACGATTAACGGAATTGGGGAGCGAGCAGGTAATGCGTCACTTGAAGAAATTGCCGTTGCTCTTCATATTCGTAACGATTTTTATAAAGCAAATACAGGAATAACGTTGAAAGAAATTAAACGTACGAGTTCACTAGTAAGTAAATTAACGGGAATGATTGTCCCTAATAATAAAGCTGTCGTTGGTAATAATGCATTCGCTCACGAAAGTGGTATTCATCAAGATGGTGTTTTAAAAGAAAAATCAACGTATGAAATTATTACACCAGAACTTGTTGGAGTATCATCTAATCGTATGGTACTAGGAAAACATTCTGGGCGTCATGCATTTAAAGATAAAATTAAAGAGC
This window encodes:
- the ilvB gene encoding acetolactate synthase large subunit; the encoded protein is MSTKLKNKDLSVVEEQQPLSGSSMLIRALAKEGVDVIFGYPGGAILPTYDEIYKSGIRHILARHEQGAIHAAEGYARVSGKPGVCIVTSGPGATNVVTGIADAMIDSLPLVVITGQVATSVIGTDAFQEADMIGITMPITKHNFQVRKVEELPRIMKEAFHIATTGRPGPVLIDLPKDVSVATGLFNYDKEVDLPGYQPTVIPNKLQIRKLAEAVAEAKKPCILSGAGVLHAHAYDELFEYAEKMRIPVASTLLGLGAFPGENELFLGMAGMHGTYAANMAIHQSDLLISIGARFDDRLTGALQHFAPNAKIAHIDIDPAEIGKNIETAIPVVGDAKAALKMLLEENGAVGETGVWLAELTKMKAEYPLWYKEDGETIKPQKLMELIYEVTNGEAIVTTDVGQHQMWAAQYYKFNKPNRWVTSGGLGTMGFGFPAAIGAQFAEPDTPVVSILGDAGFQMTAQELSILQDLNLPVKIIIVNNSALGMVRQWQQLFYEERYSNSVFNTQPNFVKLAEAYDVKGMRIDKVEDVKGALEEALAHDGPVLMDFRVTQVENVYPMIAPGKGQHEMEGIKP
- the ilvN gene encoding acetolactate synthase small subunit translates to MKRTITALVNNTSGVLNRITGLFARRNFNIESITVGITENPSISRMTFVVVVDTIGNIDQVIKQLNKQVDILKVRDITDEQTVARELALIKVGVTPQQRGEIAALVNPFRAAIIDVARENMTIEITGDHEKVEALLDLLRPYGIQDLARTGITALKRGTKRSLDTNRITLIN
- the ilvC gene encoding ketol-acid reductoisomerase; translation: MANIYYNGDINEGVLQGKTVAIIGYGSQGHAHAQNLRESGTSVVVGLRPGKSFDQAVNDGFEVLPVREAAAKAEVIMVLLPDENQPKVYKESIEPELTAGKALVFAHGFNIHFNQIQPPADVDVFLAAPKGPGHLVRRTYTEGAGVPGLIAVYQDATGQAKELALAYAKQIGSARGGVIETTFQEETETDLFGEQAVLCGGTTALVKAGFETLVEAGYQPEVAYFECLHELKLIVDLMYEGGLEGMRYSISDTAQWGDFVAGPQVVTEDTKKAMKSILSDIQTGKFAKGWILENQANRPEFNAINESEKKHPIEVVGRELREMMPFVKAKSKGVVGSAKN
- a CDS encoding 2-isopropylmalate synthase; the encoded protein is MRKINVFDTTLRDGEQSAGVNLNFEEKMEIAKQLERLGVDVMEAGFPAASPGDFNSVKAIADTIKGCSVIGLSRSVESDIDAAWDALKGGAEPRLHVFIATSPIHMEHKLRLTPDQVVENAVAAVKYAATRFPKIQWSAEDACRSDLDFLVRIIEQVIDAGASVINIPDTVGYITPKEITHIFSYLKNNVRNMDKAILSTHCHDDLGLATANSLAAIEAGADQVECTINGIGERAGNASLEEIAVALHIRNDFYKANTGITLKEIKRTSSLVSKLTGMIVPNNKAVVGNNAFAHESGIHQDGVLKEKSTYEIITPELVGVSSNRMVLGKHSGRHAFKDKIKELGYTASDEQLNKVFKAFKELADKKKEITEDDIFALMTEEKIGAAVQYYEVDSLQVNYGTANIPTATITMKMPDGEVVQEAATGSGSVEAIYNTLERIIASPVKLLDYRIQSITGGRDALAEVYVKVRFDGTETSGRGTAHDVLEASARAYINAVNRVLNRKSRELEPVE